One segment of Rhodothermus profundi DNA contains the following:
- a CDS encoding TonB-dependent receptor: protein MKYARLLLLLVALPLRAQPERATLEGTVRDIYGTPLIGVNVILTGTLYGDATDATGHYLIAGIPAGTYTVRASAVGYVPAEQTITLAPGEHRRLDFALIPTVIEAPEVVVTAARRAQLLDHVPVSLSVLPLRDVTARGIFTLDDALRYIPGVQMSGNQVNIRGSSGFTYNAGSRVLLLIDGFPMLSPDADGVPFELLPIAQIDRIEVLKGPGSALYGSGALGGVIQVLTRDFPEQPETEVRLSGGAYAPVRYAQWRARWAGARRWRPFGTVIFTHARRLSSRAGGWLHLTYLHNTGHLNFSKRLLLQGYTKLRWQPAANARLVVLSGLTWRRNDSFLYWNGLRDPLNPGRIPTTGAKDAVGANDTESLQWTLLPAFTHAPGSNLFYTISGRLYVLALRPLDDEGRPKPLSKGTLGFRYGGQVQLDWQPAETRYLTFGASADAVATRSSFFPAEDGHPFRSQPEVSVFGQWEEALTPRWRLTGGLRFDAYQIRANRWITRLSPRANVLFQVRPNLTLHAAFGLGFRVPGVAERYIENQEFFPIVANPDLRPETSTGYELGLRFRYRAGALASVSSTLALFWTDYRDLVEPRFQAHRLAFQFVNLTRARIRGLETTVDMQLLGSWLKAQLGYTLLDADDLTGPRPLPLSFRSRHLLKTSLTIALPVHLRMGADLRLASRPERIDTEFARFVPDADVTVPIRVLDLRLSWQRAGLMLTLLIKNALDYYYVERPALLAPPRHLQLQLQWRR, encoded by the coding sequence ATGAAATACGCGCGTCTGCTCCTGCTACTCGTTGCGCTCCCGCTGCGCGCCCAGCCCGAACGGGCGACGCTGGAAGGCACGGTGCGGGACATCTACGGCACCCCCCTGATCGGCGTAAATGTAATCCTGACCGGCACGCTCTATGGAGACGCCACCGACGCTACCGGCCATTACCTGATCGCAGGGATCCCGGCCGGAACCTACACGGTTCGGGCCTCGGCCGTAGGCTACGTGCCGGCGGAGCAAACCATTACGCTGGCGCCCGGGGAACACCGACGCCTGGATTTCGCCCTTATCCCTACCGTCATTGAAGCCCCTGAAGTGGTCGTGACAGCCGCCCGACGTGCCCAGTTGCTGGATCACGTGCCGGTCAGCCTTTCCGTACTGCCGCTGCGCGACGTAACGGCACGCGGCATTTTTACGCTCGACGATGCCTTACGCTACATCCCCGGCGTGCAAATGAGCGGCAACCAGGTCAACATCCGGGGATCCTCAGGCTTCACCTACAATGCTGGCAGCCGCGTGCTGCTGCTCATCGACGGCTTTCCCATGCTATCGCCTGATGCCGATGGCGTGCCCTTCGAGCTGCTACCCATTGCCCAGATTGACCGGATCGAAGTGCTCAAAGGACCTGGCTCGGCGCTTTACGGCAGCGGAGCGCTCGGTGGCGTCATCCAGGTGCTCACCCGCGATTTCCCTGAGCAACCGGAAACCGAAGTGCGCCTCTCGGGAGGAGCATATGCCCCCGTGCGTTACGCCCAGTGGCGCGCGCGCTGGGCGGGCGCCCGCCGTTGGCGCCCGTTTGGCACCGTTATTTTCACGCACGCCCGGCGCCTGAGCAGCCGCGCAGGTGGGTGGCTCCATCTCACCTATCTGCACAACACCGGCCACCTGAATTTCAGCAAGCGCCTTCTGCTTCAGGGCTACACCAAGCTGCGCTGGCAACCTGCGGCAAACGCGCGGCTCGTAGTGCTTTCCGGACTGACCTGGCGGCGCAATGACTCTTTTCTGTACTGGAATGGCCTGCGCGATCCGCTCAATCCCGGCCGCATTCCCACAACCGGCGCCAAAGATGCTGTAGGTGCCAACGATACGGAATCCCTCCAGTGGACGCTGCTACCGGCTTTTACCCATGCCCCGGGCTCTAACCTGTTCTACACCATCAGTGGCCGGCTCTACGTACTGGCGCTGCGCCCGCTGGACGATGAGGGCCGCCCGAAGCCGCTCTCAAAAGGCACGCTGGGATTCCGCTATGGCGGACAGGTTCAGCTCGACTGGCAACCCGCTGAAACACGCTACCTGACGTTTGGAGCATCGGCCGACGCAGTCGCCACGCGCTCCTCATTCTTTCCTGCCGAAGACGGCCATCCGTTTCGCAGCCAGCCCGAAGTATCTGTGTTCGGCCAATGGGAAGAGGCGCTCACCCCTCGGTGGCGGCTGACCGGCGGACTGCGTTTTGACGCCTACCAGATTCGTGCCAATCGCTGGATTACGCGGCTCAGCCCCCGGGCCAACGTGCTCTTTCAGGTCCGCCCCAACCTGACGCTGCACGCCGCTTTTGGGCTGGGCTTTCGGGTGCCCGGTGTAGCTGAGCGCTACATCGAAAACCAGGAGTTCTTTCCCATTGTGGCCAACCCCGACCTGCGCCCCGAAACAAGTACTGGTTATGAACTCGGGCTGCGCTTTCGCTATCGCGCAGGCGCGCTGGCCAGCGTGAGCAGCACGCTGGCGCTGTTCTGGACCGATTATCGGGATCTGGTCGAACCGCGCTTTCAGGCCCATCGCCTGGCCTTTCAATTTGTCAACCTGACCCGAGCCCGCATCCGCGGCCTGGAAACCACCGTGGACATGCAGCTCCTGGGCTCCTGGCTGAAAGCCCAGCTCGGCTATACCCTGCTGGATGCGGACGATCTAACCGGCCCCCGACCGCTTCCGCTGTCCTTCCGAAGCCGCCATTTGCTCAAAACGAGCCTGACCATAGCGCTGCCGGTCCACCTTCGCATGGGCGCTGATCTGCGCCTGGCCAGCCGCCCGGAACGCATCGACACGGAATTTGCCCGCTTTGTACCAGATGCCGACGTTACCGTACCAATCCGCGTGCTGGATCTGCGATTAAGCTGGCAGCGTGCTGGCCTGATGCTCACCTTGCTGATCAAAAACGCCCTCGACTACTATTACGTAGAACGTCCGGCTCTACTGGCCCCACCCCGCCACCTGCAGCTCCAGCTCCAGTGGCGACGGTAA
- a CDS encoding TonB-dependent receptor plug domain-containing protein, which produces MTSLLLLVLLPQVALDTSRAIPLPPVVITATRSARPLTEVPVPTQLVSAEAIRQSGAARLSDLLAQQPGLLLFEDHGTGLMIQGFEPDYTLLLLDGEPIIGRTAGTLDLDRFTVQGLDRIEIVRGPSSSLYGSEALAGVVNLIRRRPAAPLAATLHARTETHGTHQIGTTTELRRGRLGAFLLVDHYRTEGYDLAPDVFGPTAPALRDYTADVYLTWDLPRRSLLSLAARHHRQQRLSAFALADIPYDETYRQVDWSLHPRWQQQLTRRLRLDLSLYLTGYATRTRMTRQADGALYYQDRFAQAYRKLEVRLQQLLPHRQLLTIGSGAVQEALEGDRYAGRVTARSGFFFAQHEWAPRSWLEVVSGFRFDTHSDYASRFSPRLALLVRPSEHYRLRVSVGSGFKAPAFRQRYLVFTNTAAGYSVFGTARFREELERLQAAGQIARLLIDPDRVAPLRAESSVAFNLGGDVQLFKRLEVSLNLFHNEVRDLIDVQPVAQKTNQAFVYSYFNLERIYTRGLEATLTVRPRSAVTFGLSYQYLETADRDVLAAIDAGRLFGRTASGRDYRLQRQDYGGLFGRSRHSGTVHLRWRLAPLKGTVALWGIWRSRYGYRDVDGNGVVNRPDEYAPGYSLWHLTITRNLGRFLELQGGAFNLLNLRRPALMPFQPGRRWFVTLTVHVQP; this is translated from the coding sequence ATGACCTCGCTGCTTCTGCTGGTGCTGCTACCGCAGGTAGCCCTGGATACAAGCCGGGCCATCCCCCTGCCCCCTGTAGTCATTACGGCTACCCGGTCGGCCCGGCCGCTGACCGAGGTACCTGTGCCTACGCAGCTCGTCTCCGCTGAGGCCATCCGCCAGAGCGGCGCCGCGCGCCTGTCGGACCTGCTGGCCCAGCAACCCGGCCTGTTGCTTTTCGAAGACCACGGCACCGGCCTCATGATACAGGGCTTTGAGCCCGACTACACGTTGCTGCTGCTTGACGGCGAGCCCATCATCGGTCGCACAGCGGGCACGCTGGATTTAGATCGCTTTACGGTGCAGGGGCTGGACCGCATTGAAATCGTTCGCGGTCCGTCCTCCTCCCTCTATGGGAGTGAAGCGCTGGCTGGAGTAGTTAACCTGATCCGCCGCCGTCCAGCCGCACCACTGGCCGCTACGCTGCACGCGCGCACAGAAACGCACGGCACGCATCAGATCGGGACCACCACAGAGCTGCGGCGCGGCCGCCTGGGCGCTTTCTTACTGGTGGACCACTACCGCACCGAAGGGTATGATCTGGCACCGGACGTCTTTGGCCCTACTGCCCCGGCCCTGCGCGACTATACCGCCGACGTTTACCTCACCTGGGACCTGCCCCGTCGCTCGCTGCTATCGCTGGCAGCTCGCCACCATCGTCAGCAGCGGCTCAGCGCGTTCGCCCTGGCGGACATCCCCTACGACGAGACGTACCGCCAGGTGGACTGGAGCCTGCATCCGCGCTGGCAACAGCAGCTTACTCGCCGGCTGCGGCTGGACCTCTCGCTCTACCTGACAGGCTATGCGACCCGTACCCGTATGACCCGGCAGGCGGACGGTGCGCTATACTACCAGGATCGCTTTGCGCAGGCCTATCGCAAGCTGGAAGTGCGCCTGCAGCAACTGCTGCCCCATCGCCAGTTGCTGACAATAGGCAGCGGCGCCGTGCAGGAAGCGCTGGAGGGCGATCGCTATGCCGGTCGCGTTACAGCCCGGAGCGGCTTTTTCTTTGCCCAGCACGAATGGGCGCCTCGCTCCTGGCTGGAAGTGGTCTCAGGTTTTCGGTTCGACACCCACAGTGACTATGCCAGCCGCTTCAGTCCTCGGCTGGCCCTGCTGGTTCGGCCTTCCGAGCACTACCGACTCCGCGTATCGGTGGGCAGCGGCTTCAAGGCTCCAGCCTTCCGCCAGCGCTACCTGGTCTTCACCAATACAGCGGCTGGCTACAGCGTGTTTGGTACCGCGCGTTTTCGGGAAGAGCTGGAGCGATTGCAGGCGGCCGGACAGATCGCCCGGCTCCTCATCGATCCAGACCGTGTCGCCCCGTTACGTGCAGAAAGCTCTGTTGCCTTCAACCTGGGCGGCGACGTGCAGCTCTTTAAGCGCCTGGAGGTTTCCCTTAACCTGTTCCATAACGAAGTCCGGGACCTGATTGACGTGCAGCCGGTTGCTCAAAAGACCAATCAGGCGTTTGTCTACTCCTACTTCAACCTGGAGCGCATCTACACCCGCGGGCTGGAAGCTACGCTGACGGTTCGGCCCCGGTCAGCCGTGACATTCGGCCTGAGCTACCAGTATCTGGAGACGGCCGACCGAGATGTGCTTGCGGCCATTGACGCGGGGCGGCTCTTTGGCCGCACGGCATCAGGCCGCGATTATCGTCTGCAGCGCCAGGACTACGGCGGCCTCTTTGGACGTTCCCGACACAGCGGCACGGTTCATCTGCGCTGGCGGTTAGCGCCGCTGAAAGGGACCGTAGCGCTCTGGGGCATCTGGCGCAGCCGGTACGGCTATCGGGATGTGGATGGCAATGGGGTGGTGAACCGCCCTGACGAGTATGCACCAGGCTACAGCCTCTGGCACCTGACAATTACGCGCAATCTAGGCCGCTTCCTGGAGCTCCAAGGCGGTGCTTTTAACCTGCTGAATCTGCGACGTCCGGCGCTGATGCCTTTCCAACCTGGTCGGCGCTGGTTTGTGACGCTTACCGTTCATGTGCAACCCTAA